Proteins found in one Miscanthus floridulus cultivar M001 chromosome 4, ASM1932011v1, whole genome shotgun sequence genomic segment:
- the LOC136552665 gene encoding PLASMODESMATA CALLOSE-BINDING PROTEIN 3-like, whose protein sequence is MKALVVTVLLLLSSTLAASQWCVCRQDAMQAALQKTIDYACGSGADCNSIHENGACYNPNTVPAHCSWAANSYYQNNKAKGATCDFTGTATLTTSDPSSSGCSYPTSGSAVGTMTPTTGGTVGGTPGTFTPGVGTGTTGTGMGTGTMTGTTGTGFGGLGPGTNAGMDTAAAAGLLLPRAGLATALVALLSAMVLA, encoded by the exons ATGAAGGCGCTGGTGGTGACGGTGCTTCTCCTGCTCTCCTCCACCCTGGCCGCGTCAC AATGGTGCGTGTGCAGGCAGGACGCGATGCAGGCCGCGCTGCAGAAGACCATCGACTACGCCTGCGGCTCCGGGGCGGACTGCAACTCCATCCATGAGAACGGGGCGTGCTACAACCCCAACACCGTCCCGGCGCACTGCTCCTGGGCGGCCAACAGCTACTACCAGAACAACAAGGCCAAGGGCGCCACCTGCGACTTCACCGGCACCGCCACCCTCACCACCAGCGACCCAA GTTCTTCTGGCTGCTCTTACCCTACCAGTGGAAG CGCTGTTGGAACGATGACCCCAACCACTGGAGGCACAGTGGGAGGAACCCCAGGGACCTTCACGCCCGGTGTAGGCACAGGCACAACCGGCACAGGCATGGGGACAGGCACTATGACCGGAACTACGGGTACTGGGTTCGGCGGCCTAGGACCAGGCACAAACGCTGGCATGGACACAGCGGCAGCGGCGGGCTTGCTCCTCCCAAGGGCCGGCCTGGCCACTGCCCTCGTTGCGCTCCTCTCCGCCATGGTGCTCGCATGA